One genomic segment of Synechocystis sp. LKSZ1 includes these proteins:
- a CDS encoding diguanylate cyclase — protein MKPFQPEKFLILVVDDVPRNLQLVVEILDRAGYMTTFATGGKQALERLRASQPDLILLDLMMPEMSGLEVCERIRAEHLELNLPIIFLTASNEREHLIQAFDKGAMDYINKPFYAPELLARVKTQLLLKQAQDELKEAYQKLEDIALLDPLTGLANRRAIATFCETEFARTHRYGDEFAVMMIDLDHFKQVNDHYGHHCGDECLKLIAGVLHDSLRDTDKIGRFGGEEFVAILPKTSLDQALVLGERLRHQVVHLCPKIEQQTIYLSVSIGISSYCKSDSSMGDALRRADNALYNAKAQGRNRVCSISH, from the coding sequence ATGAAGCCTTTCCAGCCAGAGAAATTTTTGATCCTGGTGGTTGACGACGTGCCTCGCAATCTACAGTTAGTCGTTGAAATTTTAGACCGGGCTGGTTATATGACGACCTTTGCCACCGGCGGCAAACAGGCCCTGGAACGCCTTAGGGCCAGTCAACCCGACCTCATTCTCTTAGATTTGATGATGCCGGAAATGAGCGGGTTAGAGGTTTGCGAAAGAATTCGAGCCGAGCACCTAGAGCTTAATTTACCCATTATTTTCCTGACTGCCAGTAACGAACGTGAGCATCTGATTCAGGCCTTTGATAAGGGGGCCATGGACTATATCAATAAGCCTTTCTATGCGCCTGAACTCCTGGCTCGGGTTAAGACCCAATTACTCCTCAAACAGGCCCAGGATGAACTCAAGGAAGCCTACCAAAAATTAGAAGACATTGCCCTGCTCGACCCCCTGACAGGCCTGGCTAACCGGCGAGCGATCGCGACTTTTTGTGAAACGGAGTTTGCCCGCACCCATCGCTACGGGGATGAGTTTGCCGTGATGATGATCGACCTCGACCACTTTAAACAGGTGAATGATCATTACGGCCACCACTGTGGAGACGAATGCCTCAAGCTGATCGCCGGCGTTCTCCACGATAGTCTGCGGGATACGGACAAAATTGGCCGTTTTGGGGGAGAAGAATTTGTTGCCATTCTGCCCAAAACCAGTCTTGACCAGGCCCTGGTGTTAGGGGAACGTCTTCGCCACCAAGTTGTGCATCTCTGTCCCAAGATTGAACAGCAGACGATTTACCTATCAGTCAGTATCGGCATTTCTAGCTACTGCAAATCCGATAGTAGTATGGGCGATGCCCTGCGCCGGGCCGATAATGCGCTCTACAATGCCAAGGCCCAGGGCCGGAATCGAGTTTGTAGTATCAGTCATTAA
- a CDS encoding CHAT domain-containing protein, producing the protein MARPSLRSIGAQFLLVLYFLIGLLVPPLFAEAMVKKPIQALAADQMIPRMETLWKGHYEAYFQRAFASVTLSGNQIAERLQVLQQETGKRMAVLWLTSEETELVSLVALPGRAPLGYHLPEANRAKVQQVSQAFIADLTRPSTRRHYLTTGKQLYDWIIAPIAPALEQAQIDTLIFCVGKGLRSVPFAALYDGQQFLVEKYGITRIPGFNLSTIAKGNLKNAQVLALGASEFQDKPALPGVATELETIAQIPWPGEFLLNQPFSIQGFSQLRQGQPFKIVHLATHADFLPGTPEQSYIQFGNRRLTLAQMGELNLNNPPVDLLVLSACQTAVGNEDAELGFSGLAIQAGVRSALASFWSVSDAGTLALMSEFYQRLHQTGDKAKALQETQKAMIRGEVYLKKEALVSSRGVLPLPLVLQTAKASDLSHPFYWAGFSLIGSPL; encoded by the coding sequence ATGGCACGGCCGTCCCTTCGCTCCATCGGGGCTCAATTTTTATTAGTACTTTACTTTCTCATCGGCCTCTTAGTTCCGCCACTATTTGCCGAAGCCATGGTCAAGAAGCCCATCCAGGCCCTGGCTGCCGACCAAATGATTCCCCGCATGGAAACGCTCTGGAAGGGACACTACGAGGCCTACTTTCAACGGGCCTTCGCCAGCGTCACCCTCAGTGGCAACCAAATTGCTGAGCGTCTTCAAGTTCTCCAGCAAGAAACGGGTAAGCGGATGGCCGTTCTCTGGCTCACCTCCGAGGAAACGGAATTAGTCAGCTTAGTTGCTCTACCCGGCCGGGCCCCCCTCGGGTACCATCTCCCCGAAGCCAATCGGGCTAAAGTCCAGCAAGTCAGTCAGGCCTTTATTGCCGACCTCACTCGCCCCAGTACGCGCCGTCATTACCTCACGACCGGGAAGCAACTCTACGATTGGATTATTGCCCCCATTGCCCCTGCCCTTGAACAAGCGCAGATCGATACGCTCATTTTTTGCGTGGGTAAAGGCCTGCGCTCTGTGCCCTTTGCTGCCCTCTACGATGGCCAACAATTTTTAGTCGAAAAATACGGCATTACCCGCATTCCGGGGTTTAATCTATCCACCATCGCTAAGGGGAATTTAAAAAATGCCCAAGTCCTGGCCCTGGGAGCCTCGGAGTTTCAGGACAAACCGGCCCTACCGGGGGTGGCCACGGAATTAGAAACCATTGCCCAAATTCCTTGGCCAGGGGAATTTCTGCTCAATCAACCCTTCTCGATTCAAGGTTTCAGCCAATTGCGCCAGGGCCAACCTTTCAAAATCGTGCATCTAGCTACCCATGCAGATTTTCTGCCGGGTACCCCAGAGCAATCCTATATCCAATTCGGCAATCGTCGCCTCACCCTAGCCCAGATGGGGGAACTGAATTTAAACAATCCCCCCGTGGATCTCTTGGTGTTGAGTGCTTGCCAGACTGCCGTTGGGAACGAAGATGCAGAATTAGGCTTTTCGGGCCTGGCCATTCAAGCCGGTGTCCGCTCGGCCCTAGCGAGTTTCTGGTCAGTGAGTGATGCGGGAACCCTGGCTCTGATGAGTGAATTTTACCAACGTCTCCACCAGACGGGGGATAAGGCAAAGGCCCTCCAAGAGACTCAAAAAGCCATGATTCGTGGGGAAGTCTACCTCAAGAAGGAAGCCTTGGTGAGTTCTCGGGGAGTTTTGCCTCTCCCGCTAGTCTTACAAACGGCTAAGGCCAGTGACCTCTCCCACCCGTTCTATTGGGCCGGTTTTTCCCTGATTGGCAGTCCCCTTTAG
- a CDS encoding TIGR00266 family protein, whose product MDPIEENLAESLILSAKEGREKKAEPPEVRDIYFTVDHEPLYTTLDLELTPKKSILVDASTVVAMDPSVTLMTKLRGGLLQNLAKILGREVIVLNQFSADSQAGHLRLAPPLPGDIHHYHLSDKKGLYLHSSHFLACKPTVQINTHFTGMQDFYNDDSTALLHFTGQGDLWFSSCGGLLDVAVDETITFNPDYVLAFEDSLDYEVEVCEGLCADHLKENLFGGKGRLCRLRGEGQVWLQSRQDHSFLNYLKSFLPSVRTIEAP is encoded by the coding sequence ATGGATCCCATCGAAGAAAACCTAGCTGAAAGCCTCATTCTTAGTGCCAAGGAGGGGCGGGAAAAAAAAGCCGAGCCTCCCGAGGTTCGCGACATTTACTTTACCGTTGACCATGAACCCCTCTACACCACCCTAGACCTGGAATTAACCCCCAAGAAAAGTATTCTGGTGGATGCTTCCACGGTGGTCGCGATGGATCCCAGCGTAACGCTGATGACTAAATTACGAGGCGGCCTGCTCCAAAACCTGGCGAAGATCCTGGGCCGAGAGGTGATTGTGCTCAATCAATTTTCTGCGGATAGCCAAGCGGGCCATCTACGCCTCGCGCCGCCCCTGCCCGGAGACATTCACCACTACCACCTCTCAGACAAAAAGGGCCTGTACCTCCATTCATCTCATTTTTTGGCCTGTAAACCGACGGTACAGATTAATACTCACTTTACGGGAATGCAGGATTTTTACAATGATGACAGCACGGCCCTCCTACATTTCACCGGCCAGGGAGACCTCTGGTTTAGTTCCTGCGGCGGACTTTTGGATGTTGCGGTCGATGAAACAATTACCTTCAACCCCGACTACGTTTTGGCCTTTGAGGATAGTTTGGACTATGAAGTCGAAGTCTGTGAAGGGCTCTGTGCTGATCATTTGAAGGAAAATTTGTTTGGGGGGAAAGGGCGCCTGTGTCGTCTCCGGGGCGAAGGACAGGTTTGGTTGCAGAGCCGCCAAGACCACAGTTTTTTGAACTACTTGAAATCTTTTTTGCCCAGTGTTCGTACAATTGAAGCACCCTAG
- a CDS encoding TIGR00266 family protein, with protein sequence MQVNFLHQPEMAVAHLILEPNEEVLAQAGALIAMKGNLQTQTLLRRGSEVAKLPKVSATQIKSLFLNSFKADDQGGELLLAPPLVGNLVCYRLSQYKLIIRHSSYLASSSSIEIFVGFQSFKSQMKAEKSTWLSLFGDGLVLMSALGGLYEITIDHSYRINLEHVVAFENSLRAKILPRQKSWLLPFASGQETLCEFKGEGKLFCQTHRPKAMAKALSLGLKPAHFKLSPP encoded by the coding sequence ATGCAAGTTAATTTTCTCCATCAACCAGAAATGGCCGTGGCCCACCTGATCCTAGAGCCCAACGAAGAAGTTTTGGCCCAGGCGGGGGCTTTAATCGCCATGAAGGGTAATTTACAGACCCAGACCCTCCTGCGTCGGGGGAGTGAAGTGGCAAAATTACCCAAGGTCAGCGCCACCCAGATTAAATCCTTATTTCTAAATAGCTTTAAAGCCGATGACCAAGGTGGAGAATTATTGCTGGCGCCCCCCTTAGTGGGCAACTTAGTGTGTTACCGCCTAAGTCAATACAAGTTAATTATTCGCCACAGTTCTTACCTGGCCTCGAGCAGCAGTATTGAAATTTTTGTGGGCTTTCAAAGTTTTAAATCCCAGATGAAAGCTGAAAAAAGTACTTGGTTGAGCTTATTTGGCGACGGTCTGGTGTTAATGAGTGCCCTCGGGGGCCTCTATGAAATTACCATCGACCACAGCTATCGCATTAACCTAGAGCATGTAGTGGCTTTTGAAAATAGCCTCCGGGCCAAAATCCTACCACGCCAGAAAAGTTGGCTATTGCCCTTTGCCAGCGGGCAGGAGACCCTCTGCGAATTTAAAGGGGAGGGTAAACTCTTTTGCCAAACCCATCGTCCTAAGGCCATGGCCAAGGCCCTGTCCCTGGGCCTCAAGCCTGCCCATTTTAAACTCAGCCCGCCTTAG
- a CDS encoding TIGR00266 family protein, which translates to MGLSLFAFRITPPVQYKIRFRPAFSLLYITLKPKEQLYVSLDTLVSLDEGLTLKMRLGLGWLASLLFRGLGGKIPVLNLVQNPTTEPLTFTLSQGALGDLIPLDITKAGLCIQPAFHIAHTTGVRMGLQWAGFSSWLAGQGLFALKLSGKGRVFVASCGYLSSYPVHQRLAVEHHHLVAYSPKLKLRVNFPKGVVGSEVSGEGMISQLIGGGAVYLQSRSLSGLSRYLRLKCR; encoded by the coding sequence ATGGGATTATCTTTATTTGCGTTCAGGATAACCCCACCGGTGCAGTACAAGATTCGTTTCCGACCTGCTTTCTCCCTGCTCTACATTACCCTGAAACCCAAAGAACAGCTGTATGTAAGTCTCGATACATTGGTGAGTTTGGATGAAGGGTTAACCCTCAAAATGCGCCTGGGTCTTGGGTGGCTTGCGAGTCTTCTCTTCCGTGGCCTGGGGGGAAAGATTCCGGTGCTCAATCTTGTCCAAAATCCAACGACGGAACCCCTCACCTTTACTTTAAGCCAGGGGGCTCTGGGAGATTTGATACCCTTGGATATCACCAAGGCAGGGCTTTGTATCCAGCCAGCTTTTCACATTGCCCACACCACGGGCGTCCGCATGGGCCTGCAATGGGCCGGCTTTTCTAGTTGGTTGGCCGGCCAGGGCCTGTTTGCTCTCAAACTATCGGGTAAGGGCCGGGTGTTTGTGGCCAGTTGTGGTTATCTATCGTCTTACCCGGTTCATCAGCGTCTCGCCGTCGAACATCATCATCTGGTGGCCTATAGCCCCAAGCTGAAGCTGAGGGTCAACTTCCCCAAGGGAGTCGTGGGTTCGGAAGTATCGGGGGAAGGGATGATTTCCCAATTAATCGGTGGGGGAGCGGTCTACCTTCAATCCCGAAGTTTAAGTGGCCTCAGTCGCTATCTGCGGCTAAAATGCCGTTGA
- a CDS encoding TVP38/TMEM64 family protein — protein sequence MCFSSSLVLGFTSLVLGASPTGNPSLNFHPQQLLLQALEWIEHLGPWGVLAFIGLYTIATVALIPGTFLTLGGGAIFGVVMGSVYVFTGATLGAISAFLVGRYLARDWVFHKIAANRRFRAVDQAVGREGFKIVLLTRLSPAFPFILLNYAYGITRVSLKDYALASVGMIPGTVSYVYLGAVVGNLALLGTETTAVANPWVQWGLRLLGLGATVWVTGYVTQMARRALADSIVETEEASHESSHG from the coding sequence ATGTGCTTTTCCTCGTCGCTAGTCCTGGGGTTTACAAGCCTTGTCCTCGGGGCCAGTCCCACCGGAAACCCCTCCCTTAATTTTCATCCCCAGCAACTTCTACTCCAGGCCTTGGAGTGGATCGAGCACCTTGGCCCTTGGGGCGTTTTGGCCTTTATCGGACTCTACACCATCGCGACAGTGGCCTTGATTCCGGGTACTTTCCTCACCTTGGGGGGCGGGGCCATTTTTGGGGTGGTGATGGGTTCGGTATATGTCTTCACAGGAGCCACCCTGGGGGCCATTAGCGCGTTTTTGGTCGGCCGTTATCTGGCCAGGGATTGGGTGTTTCATAAAATTGCGGCCAATCGTCGTTTTCGCGCGGTAGACCAAGCCGTTGGTCGAGAGGGCTTTAAAATTGTGCTATTGACCCGTCTTTCTCCAGCCTTCCCTTTTATTTTGCTGAACTATGCCTACGGCATTACCCGTGTTTCCCTCAAGGACTATGCCCTGGCTTCGGTGGGGATGATTCCTGGTACGGTTAGTTATGTTTACCTGGGGGCCGTGGTCGGCAATCTGGCCCTGCTGGGTACGGAGACAACAGCAGTAGCTAATCCCTGGGTACAGTGGGGTCTGCGGCTTCTTGGCCTGGGGGCCACGGTATGGGTAACGGGCTATGTGACTCAAATGGCCCGCAGGGCCTTAGCCGATAGCATCGTTGAAACAGAGGAGGCTTCCCATGAGTCCAGCCATGGATAG
- a CDS encoding mercuric reductase, with amino-acid sequence MSPAMDREGPGGPSILPLDDHNQRLLAAVHPSDWQNPQPQERYDVVVIGGGPAGLVVAAGCAGLGLGLKIALIEKNLLGGDCLNVGCVPSKSLLRSARTVAELRQAQALGFSGVDSPAINFSQVMERLRRIRADLSPHDSAQRLQGLGIDVFLGQAQFVNAQSLRVEGAVLQYRKAVIATGARANHPPMLGLAKTGFLTNETVFSLTECPPRLAVIGAGPIGCELAQAFQRLGSQVTLLHKHDRLLNRENPQAADLLQEVFQQEGLELILSAQIQAVEPVAGGKQIIYHQGGQTHTLVVDEILVGAGRVPNLEGLNLDAAGVEYDAQTGVMVNDYLQTSNPNIYAAGDICLPWKFTHTADAAARLVIKNMLFSPWGLGRSRLSQLIIPKVIYTDPEVAQVGLSAEAAQAKGLSFRTIHIALGEIDRALTDGETEGFLNILHGPNNDKILGATLVARHAGEMISTLTSAMVGNLGLNHLAGVIHPYPTQAEIVKKAADAYRRSLLTDRSRALLQFLSRLA; translated from the coding sequence ATGAGTCCAGCCATGGATAGGGAAGGGCCCGGCGGCCCGAGTATTCTGCCCTTAGATGACCATAATCAACGGCTACTAGCGGCGGTTCATCCCTCGGACTGGCAGAATCCCCAACCCCAAGAGCGCTACGATGTCGTCGTGATCGGTGGTGGGCCGGCTGGCCTGGTGGTGGCCGCAGGCTGTGCGGGGCTAGGGCTAGGTTTAAAGATTGCCCTAATTGAAAAGAATTTACTGGGCGGCGATTGTTTAAATGTGGGCTGTGTCCCCTCCAAAAGTCTCCTGCGTTCGGCGCGGACGGTGGCAGAGTTACGACAAGCCCAGGCCCTAGGGTTCTCAGGAGTCGATTCCCCAGCCATTAACTTTAGCCAAGTCATGGAACGTCTACGGCGCATTCGAGCAGACCTCAGTCCCCACGATTCGGCCCAGCGTCTACAGGGCCTGGGGATCGATGTATTTTTGGGTCAAGCCCAGTTCGTCAATGCCCAATCGCTGAGGGTAGAAGGCGCGGTTCTTCAGTACCGAAAAGCGGTGATTGCCACCGGAGCTAGGGCCAACCATCCCCCCATGCTTGGCCTGGCGAAAACCGGTTTTTTAACCAACGAAACCGTCTTTTCCTTAACAGAATGTCCCCCTCGTCTGGCAGTTATTGGTGCTGGCCCTATCGGTTGTGAATTGGCCCAGGCCTTTCAGCGTTTGGGTTCCCAGGTCACACTCCTCCACAAGCATGACCGGCTTTTAAACCGAGAAAACCCCCAAGCGGCTGACCTGTTACAGGAGGTTTTTCAGCAAGAGGGCCTAGAGCTAATCCTATCGGCCCAAATTCAAGCCGTAGAGCCGGTGGCTGGCGGAAAACAGATTATTTACCACCAAGGGGGCCAAACCCATACCCTGGTCGTTGATGAAATTTTAGTTGGTGCTGGCCGAGTCCCCAATCTAGAGGGCCTCAACCTCGATGCCGCCGGGGTGGAGTACGATGCCCAAACAGGGGTCATGGTCAATGACTACCTACAGACCAGCAATCCCAACATCTATGCGGCCGGCGATATTTGCCTGCCCTGGAAGTTTACCCACACCGCCGATGCCGCCGCCCGTCTGGTGATTAAAAATATGCTGTTTTCCCCTTGGGGCCTGGGACGGAGCCGCCTGAGCCAACTGATTATTCCTAAGGTCATCTACACCGATCCGGAAGTGGCCCAAGTCGGTCTTTCTGCCGAAGCGGCCCAGGCTAAGGGCCTTTCCTTCCGGACGATTCACATTGCCCTAGGGGAGATTGACCGCGCCTTAACCGACGGCGAAACCGAGGGCTTTCTCAATATTCTCCATGGCCCAAACAACGACAAAATTCTGGGGGCAACCCTGGTGGCCCGGCACGCAGGGGAAATGATTTCAACCCTTACCAGTGCCATGGTAGGGAATCTGGGTCTCAATCACCTAGCGGGGGTGATCCATCCCTACCCGACCCAAGCAGAAATCGTGAAAAAAGCGGCGGATGCCTACCGTCGTAGCTTGCTCACCGACCGGAGTCGGGCCCTGCTCCAATTCCTCAGCCGGCTGGCTTAG
- a CDS encoding NfeD family protein — MNPVPLWIIAGSVLCLLELIFPTAFVELMMGISAIMVAGIALVIPNPGIQVACWLAISTFLVIVSRRFLPQRAAHRRPLQDAVEGETLTAILPGQAGRVLYEGNSWRAECQDPSLELAPQQKVYIIGRKGNTLMVYPVEEPNPQSLFPAE; from the coding sequence ATGAACCCTGTTCCGCTTTGGATTATTGCCGGCTCTGTTTTGTGCCTGCTGGAACTGATCTTCCCCACGGCTTTTGTCGAGCTGATGATGGGGATTAGCGCCATTATGGTGGCGGGGATTGCCCTGGTCATTCCCAATCCAGGGATTCAGGTCGCTTGCTGGTTGGCGATTTCAACCTTCTTAGTCATCGTGTCCCGTCGCTTTCTACCCCAACGAGCGGCCCATCGTCGGCCCCTCCAAGATGCCGTGGAAGGAGAAACCCTAACGGCGATTTTACCGGGCCAAGCCGGCCGAGTGCTCTACGAAGGCAATTCCTGGCGGGCTGAGTGCCAAGACCCCTCCCTGGAATTGGCCCCCCAGCAGAAGGTTTATATTATTGGTCGCAAGGGCAATACGCTAATGGTTTATCCGGTGGAAGAGCCCAACCCTCAGTCTCTATTTCCAGCAGAATAA
- a CDS encoding SPFH domain-containing protein, giving the protein MEGLFILFFLAFGGSALFGSVKIVNEKNEYLVERLGSYNKKLEPGMNFVVPFIDRVVYQGTIREKVLDIPPQSCITKDNVSITVDAVVYWRIVDMEKAYYKVENLQSAMVNLVLTQIRAEVGKMELDETFTARSEINELLLRELDISTDPWGVKVTRVELRDIMPSKAVQDSMELQMAAERKKRAAILTSEGERDAAINSAQGKAQARVLDAEAQKTAAILKAEAEQQQKILEAKATAEALAILTQKLSSDPNAPEALRFLLAQQYLTMAASIGTSDSSKVMFLDPRNILATLEGVNSVVGQGQLQALGLEQALEKIDRHRAS; this is encoded by the coding sequence ATGGAAGGTTTATTTATTCTTTTCTTTTTGGCCTTTGGCGGCTCGGCCCTCTTTGGTTCTGTCAAAATCGTCAATGAAAAAAATGAGTACTTAGTAGAGCGCCTCGGGAGCTACAACAAAAAATTAGAACCGGGCATGAATTTTGTGGTTCCCTTCATTGACCGGGTGGTTTACCAGGGTACTATCCGCGAAAAAGTCCTCGACATTCCCCCTCAATCCTGTATTACCAAGGACAATGTTTCCATCACCGTGGATGCCGTGGTCTACTGGCGCATTGTGGATATGGAAAAGGCCTACTACAAAGTGGAAAATCTCCAGTCTGCCATGGTCAACTTGGTATTAACCCAGATCCGAGCCGAAGTGGGCAAAATGGAACTGGACGAGACCTTTACCGCCCGTTCTGAAATTAATGAACTGCTCCTACGGGAATTAGATATTTCCACCGATCCCTGGGGCGTTAAAGTGACGCGGGTAGAACTGCGGGATATTATGCCCTCCAAAGCCGTGCAGGATTCCATGGAATTGCAAATGGCCGCCGAACGGAAGAAACGGGCCGCGATCTTGACCTCTGAAGGGGAACGGGATGCTGCCATTAACTCGGCCCAAGGGAAGGCCCAAGCCCGCGTTCTGGATGCCGAGGCCCAAAAAACCGCCGCTATTCTTAAGGCCGAAGCCGAGCAACAACAAAAAATCCTAGAAGCCAAAGCCACTGCCGAGGCCTTAGCGATCCTGACTCAAAAACTCAGTTCCGACCCCAATGCTCCCGAGGCCCTGCGCTTTTTATTGGCCCAGCAGTACCTGACCATGGCCGCTAGCATTGGCACCAGTGATAGCAGTAAGGTGATGTTCCTCGACCCCCGCAATATTCTGGCTACCCTAGAGGGCGTTAATTCCGTTGTGGGCCAGGGCCAACTCCAGGCCCTGGGTCTAGAACAGGCCTTGG